One genomic segment of Desulfomicrobium sp. ZS1 includes these proteins:
- a CDS encoding FAD-dependent oxidoreductase, whose protein sequence is MQSTIHIDGKENGVRLESRILEERIQDAVKAGARELTVDACGQHGIGGRLWVSKAEAVTVKVIGAPGQRLGSQGFPGTTIEVMGPGSDDIGWLNAGAEIIVHGNAGNGICNAMAQGKVYVGGNVGSRCMTMTKQNPRFTAPELWVLGETGDYFAEFMAGGTAVVCGVDAHDQANVMGYRPCVGMVGGRIFYRGQEQAISNADAKHMPIGDEDWAWLHENVKQYLQKIGKSDLFDILATRDQWHLVTAKSPYEKVIRKRKNMSDFRSQVWDMELGRGGLVGDLTSVDRSPIGLITSGELRRFVPVWENCKYMPPCQASCPSGIPVQKRWQLVREGRLAEAVDLSLEYTPFPATVCGYLCPNLCMEGCTRGLGNLKPVDAKMLGKEGINAHPPMLPLSSDKKVAVIGGGPAGISVAWQLRLKGHKASVFDMDEKLGGKLQASIPANRIPPEVLAAELDRAREVIPHVRLEKKLTRDDFEAIKSDYDFIVLATGAQRPRTLPVPGNERLTTATDFLKAAKHGDAKVGERVVIIGAGNVGCDVATEAARLGAKSMTLIDVQKPMSFGKEREEAEKAGAKFLWPCFTKEITAEGVLLTDGRVIPGDTVIISIGDTPDLEAFPENIARERGFITVNDVNQTTDPRVFAIGDLVKLGLLTQAIGDGRRAAQTIDEIISGRRPLSVTADMHEELKTRIEYMDPGNHMSETIDYSRMNLAYFDPRLGHFDSLDQCAEECSSCGVCRDCGICEAICPRGAISREALPDNEFAMVCDSEKCIGCGFCAGACPCGIWTLIPNTPLE, encoded by the coding sequence ATGCAAAGCACCATACATATTGACGGAAAGGAAAACGGCGTGCGCCTGGAGTCGCGCATCCTGGAGGAACGCATCCAGGACGCGGTCAAGGCCGGAGCCAGGGAGCTGACAGTCGACGCCTGCGGTCAGCACGGCATCGGCGGGCGGCTCTGGGTCTCCAAGGCGGAAGCGGTCACGGTCAAGGTCATCGGCGCGCCCGGACAGCGTCTGGGTTCCCAGGGTTTCCCCGGCACGACCATCGAAGTCATGGGGCCGGGTTCCGACGACATCGGCTGGCTGAACGCCGGAGCCGAAATCATCGTCCACGGCAACGCGGGCAACGGCATCTGCAACGCCATGGCCCAGGGCAAGGTCTATGTCGGCGGCAACGTCGGCTCGCGCTGCATGACCATGACCAAGCAGAACCCGCGCTTCACGGCCCCGGAACTGTGGGTCCTGGGCGAAACGGGCGACTATTTCGCCGAGTTCATGGCCGGCGGCACGGCCGTGGTCTGCGGCGTGGACGCCCATGACCAGGCCAACGTCATGGGCTACCGCCCCTGCGTGGGCATGGTCGGCGGGCGCATCTTCTACCGTGGCCAGGAACAGGCCATCAGCAACGCCGATGCCAAGCACATGCCCATCGGCGACGAGGATTGGGCCTGGCTCCATGAAAACGTAAAGCAATACCTTCAAAAAATCGGCAAGTCCGACCTTTTCGACATCCTGGCCACCCGCGACCAATGGCATCTGGTCACGGCCAAATCGCCCTATGAGAAGGTCATCCGGAAACGCAAGAACATGTCCGACTTCCGTTCCCAGGTCTGGGACATGGAGCTTGGACGCGGCGGATTGGTCGGCGACCTGACCTCCGTGGACCGCTCGCCCATTGGGCTCATCACCAGCGGGGAACTGCGCCGCTTTGTCCCGGTCTGGGAAAACTGCAAATACATGCCGCCCTGTCAGGCCAGCTGCCCATCGGGAATTCCGGTGCAAAAGCGCTGGCAGCTGGTGCGCGAAGGCCGCCTGGCCGAGGCCGTGGACCTGTCCCTGGAGTACACGCCCTTCCCGGCCACGGTCTGCGGATATCTGTGCCCCAACCTGTGCATGGAAGGATGCACGCGCGGCCTGGGGAACCTCAAACCCGTGGACGCCAAGATGCTCGGCAAGGAAGGCATCAACGCCCACCCGCCCATGCTGCCCCTGTCCTCGGACAAGAAGGTCGCGGTCATCGGCGGCGGCCCGGCCGGCATCTCCGTGGCCTGGCAGCTGCGCCTCAAGGGGCACAAGGCCTCGGTCTTCGACATGGACGAGAAGCTTGGCGGCAAGCTCCAGGCCTCCATTCCGGCCAACCGCATCCCGCCCGAAGTGCTGGCGGCGGAGCTGGACCGGGCGCGGGAGGTCATCCCCCATGTGCGCCTCGAAAAGAAGCTGACCCGCGACGACTTCGAGGCCATCAAGAGCGATTACGACTTCATCGTCCTGGCCACCGGCGCCCAGCGTCCGCGCACCCTGCCCGTGCCCGGCAACGAACGTCTGACCACGGCCACGGACTTCCTCAAGGCCGCAAAGCACGGCGACGCCAAGGTCGGCGAGCGCGTGGTCATCATCGGCGCGGGCAACGTGGGCTGCGACGTGGCCACGGAAGCCGCCCGCCTGGGCGCGAAAAGCATGACGCTCATCGACGTGCAGAAGCCCATGAGCTTCGGCAAGGAACGTGAAGAGGCGGAAAAGGCCGGAGCCAAATTCCTATGGCCCTGCTTCACCAAGGAGATCACAGCCGAAGGCGTGCTCTTGACCGACGGCCGCGTCATTCCCGGCGACACGGTCATCATCTCCATCGGCGACACTCCGGACCTGGAAGCCTTCCCGGAGAACATCGCCCGGGAGCGCGGCTTCATCACCGTCAACGACGTTAATCAGACCACGGACCCGCGCGTTTTCGCCATCGGCGATCTGGTCAAGCTGGGCCTCTTGACCCAGGCCATCGGCGACGGACGCCGCGCGGCCCAGACCATCGACGAGATCATCAGCGGCCGCCGCCCCCTCTCGGTCACGGCGGACATGCACGAAGAACTCAAGACGCGCATCGAGTACATGGACCCGGGTAATCACATGTCCGAGACCATTGACTACTCGCGCATGAATCTGGCCTACTTCGATCCGCGCCTGGGGCATTTCGACAGCCTGGACCAGTGCGCCGAGGAATGCTCGTCCTGCGGCGTGTGCCGCGACTGCGGCATCTGCGAGGCCATCTGCCCGCGCGGAGCCATAAGCCGTGAGGCCCTGCCGGACAATGAATTCGCCATGGTCTGCGACTCCGAGAAATGCATCGGCTGCGGCTTCTGCGCCGGAGCCTGCCCCTGCGGCATCTGGACGCTCATTCCGAATACGCCGCTGGAATAG
- a CDS encoding type II toxin-antitoxin system HicA family toxin, translated as MKRKHESTLRRIFDHPTSGGIKWADIEALFAELGAEIAEREGSRISVFLFGEIRIFHRPHPSPDTDKGAVASIRKWLETNGVKP; from the coding sequence ATGAAACGCAAACACGAATCCACTCTTCGCAGGATTTTTGACCATCCGACATCTGGCGGGATCAAATGGGCAGATATCGAGGCCTTGTTTGCGGAGCTGGGAGCGGAAATAGCGGAGCGTGAAGGTTCGCGCATCAGCGTGTTTCTTTTTGGAGAGATCAGAATCTTCCATCGCCCGCATCCTTCGCCGGACACGGACAAGGGCGCGGTGGCAAGCATCAGGAAGTGGCTCGAAACGAATGGGGTGAAGCCATGA
- a CDS encoding type II toxin-antitoxin system HicB family antitoxin, producing the protein MKNVLDFPGGYSAVIGYDSELEMFRGEFVGLNGGADFYATDLEGLKREGALSLKVFLDECTARGIEPKKAKGKFALRLDQDIYRQATIAAAASGKSLNQFITEAVREAVARA; encoded by the coding sequence ATGAAGAACGTACTTGATTTTCCCGGCGGTTACTCTGCCGTCATTGGCTACGATTCCGAGCTGGAAATGTTCCGGGGAGAATTTGTCGGCTTGAATGGCGGAGCCGACTTCTACGCCACGGACCTGGAAGGACTCAAGCGAGAAGGCGCGTTGTCGCTCAAGGTCTTTTTGGACGAATGCACCGCACGTGGCATCGAGCCCAAAAAGGCAAAAGGAAAATTCGCCCTGCGCCTGGATCAGGACATCTACCGCCAGGCCACTATCGCCGCCGCCGCCAGCGGAAAAAGCCTGAACCAGTTCATCACCGAAGCCGTGCGCGAAGCCGTGGCCCGCGCATGA
- a CDS encoding AbrB/MazE/SpoVT family DNA-binding domain-containing protein codes for MTETFLVIRKWGNSLGVRLPAAVAREAKLHADQRVRISVENGRIIITPLSEGHLTLEQRLASFDPARHGGEDMQTAENRGAEK; via the coding sequence ATGACCGAAACCTTTCTGGTCATAAGAAAATGGGGAAACAGTCTGGGAGTCCGTCTGCCTGCGGCCGTAGCCCGCGAGGCGAAGTTGCATGCCGATCAGCGGGTCAGGATCAGCGTGGAAAATGGAAGGATCATCATCACGCCGCTCAGTGAGGGTCATCTGACCCTAGAGCAACGTCTTGCCAGTTTCGATCCTGCCCGGCATGGCGGCGAGGACATGCAGACCGCCGAGAATCGTGGAGCCGAGAAATAG
- a CDS encoding Fic family protein, which translates to MNTTHNHRMISGEKKYIWQQDDWPRWVYDLKRLLPLLSQVHLAQGHLLGRMHDVGMELRDEATLRVLSMDVLKTSEIEGEKLNLESVRSSIARRLGLDIGALAPADRHVDGVVDMVLDATQRHADILTAERLFGWHAALFPTGYSGLARIRVGAWRDDSQGPMQVVSGPVQRRRVHYEAPPAAMLDAEMFEFLRWFNAPRDEDSVITAGIAHLWFVTIHPFDDGNGRIARAVGDMALARAEHCMQRYYSVSTQLQRERKDYYDWLERTQKGTLDVTDWLEWFLGCLLRAVQGAESTLSAVLAKAGFWNRWAGVPMNERQIKLLNKLLDGFDGKLTSSKWAAIAKCSQDTALRDISDLLAKGVLVKSAASGRSTSYELTT; encoded by the coding sequence GTGAATACCACACACAATCACCGCATGATAAGCGGAGAAAAAAAATACATCTGGCAGCAGGACGACTGGCCGCGTTGGGTTTACGACCTGAAGCGGCTGTTGCCGTTGCTTTCACAGGTGCACTTGGCCCAGGGGCACTTGCTGGGGCGGATGCATGATGTCGGGATGGAGCTGCGCGATGAGGCTACGCTTCGGGTTTTGTCGATGGACGTGCTCAAGACCAGTGAGATCGAAGGCGAGAAACTCAACCTTGAGTCGGTCCGGTCCTCCATTGCCAGACGTTTGGGCCTCGATATCGGGGCGTTGGCACCGGCGGACCGCCACGTCGATGGGGTGGTGGACATGGTGCTGGATGCGACCCAGCGCCACGCCGACATCCTGACCGCCGAGCGGCTGTTCGGCTGGCATGCGGCCTTGTTTCCGACGGGCTACAGCGGTCTGGCCAGGATTCGGGTCGGGGCTTGGCGTGATGACAGCCAGGGGCCGATGCAGGTCGTGTCCGGCCCTGTTCAGCGCCGCCGGGTTCACTACGAAGCGCCTCCGGCGGCCATGCTGGATGCCGAGATGTTTGAATTTCTGCGCTGGTTCAACGCCCCGCGCGATGAAGATTCCGTCATTACGGCGGGAATAGCCCATCTCTGGTTCGTGACTATTCATCCTTTTGATGACGGCAATGGGCGTATCGCCCGTGCCGTGGGTGACATGGCTCTGGCACGGGCTGAACACTGTATGCAGCGCTATTACAGCGTATCTACGCAATTGCAGCGTGAACGCAAGGATTACTACGACTGGCTGGAACGAACCCAGAAGGGAACGCTTGATGTCACGGACTGGCTTGAGTGGTTTTTGGGATGTTTGCTGCGTGCCGTTCAAGGGGCCGAAAGCACGCTCTCGGCAGTGCTGGCCAAGGCCGGTTTCTGGAATCGCTGGGCCGGGGTGCCCATGAACGAGCGGCAGATCAAGCTGCTCAACAAGCTGCTGGATGGTTTCGACGGAAAGCTGACCAGCAGCAAATGGGCCGCCATCGCCAAATGCTCCCAGGACACCGCCCTGCGCGATATTTCCGACCTGCTCGCCAAGGGCGTGCTGGTCAAATCCGCAGCCAGCGGCCGCAGCACGAGCTATGAGCTGACGACGTGA